One Olsenella sp. oral taxon 807 DNA segment encodes these proteins:
- the atpA gene encoding F0F1 ATP synthase subunit alpha: MTDTISSEKIMSTLREQLAQISATVDRQEASVVTEVGDGIAHISGLKTVMSGELLEFTSASTGHSIFGLAQNLDVDEVGAVLFGDVDSIREGDECRTTGRVMDIPVGRAMLGRVVNPLGQPIDGLGAIDATARRPIEFRAPGIMERQPVCEPVQTGLLAIDAMVPIGRGQRELIIGDRKTGKTAIAIDAIVNQRETDMICIYVAIGQKASTVAAIKETLFRQGVLDKTIIVAATAADSAPLQYIAPMAGAAIGEYFMYNDKDGKSADVSHPGGHVLVVYDDLSKQAVAYRQMSLTLHRPPGREAYPGDIFYLHSRLLERACKMSDANGGGSLTALPIIETQEGDVSAYIPTNVISITDGQIYLQSNLFFQGQRPAVDVGISVSRVGGAAQLDSMKQVAGTLRLDLASYREKQAFAQFGSDLDSTTQYQLNHGAHMMELLKQGRYAALDAADQVIAIFAAKEDFLDDIDLDHVTLFRDQLAKFMAEKHPQVRSALKAGKITDELGEKIKSYVAAFKTDFLEEYPNRKKAADVAEMAEDMTAGDSGTTVGQE, from the coding sequence ATGACAGATACTATTAGCTCTGAAAAGATCATGAGCACGCTGCGCGAGCAGCTCGCCCAGATCAGCGCGACCGTCGATCGCCAGGAGGCTTCCGTTGTCACCGAGGTGGGGGATGGCATCGCGCATATATCGGGGCTCAAGACGGTCATGTCTGGCGAGCTGCTGGAGTTCACAAGTGCCAGCACGGGTCATAGCATCTTTGGCCTCGCTCAGAACCTTGACGTCGACGAGGTGGGTGCTGTCCTCTTTGGTGACGTTGACTCCATTCGCGAGGGCGATGAGTGCCGCACCACGGGACGCGTCATGGACATCCCCGTGGGTCGAGCCATGCTTGGTCGTGTCGTGAACCCTCTCGGTCAGCCCATTGACGGGCTGGGCGCCATCGATGCGACGGCACGCAGGCCCATTGAGTTTAGGGCGCCTGGCATCATGGAGCGCCAGCCGGTTTGCGAGCCCGTACAGACGGGTCTTCTGGCTATCGACGCCATGGTGCCCATCGGTCGTGGTCAGCGTGAGCTCATCATCGGCGATCGCAAGACGGGCAAGACGGCTATTGCCATTGACGCCATCGTCAACCAACGCGAGACCGATATGATCTGCATCTACGTCGCCATCGGGCAGAAGGCGTCAACGGTTGCGGCAATCAAAGAGACGCTCTTCCGCCAAGGCGTGCTCGATAAGACGATCATCGTCGCTGCCACGGCTGCCGACTCCGCGCCTCTGCAGTACATCGCCCCGATGGCGGGCGCTGCCATTGGCGAGTATTTCATGTACAACGACAAGGATGGCAAGTCCGCAGACGTCAGTCATCCGGGCGGTCATGTGCTCGTCGTTTACGACGACCTCTCCAAGCAGGCCGTCGCCTATCGTCAGATGTCACTTACCCTGCATCGCCCGCCTGGGCGCGAGGCCTATCCCGGTGACATCTTCTACCTGCACTCGCGCCTACTCGAGCGCGCCTGCAAGATGTCTGACGCCAATGGTGGCGGCTCCTTGACGGCGCTCCCGATCATCGAGACGCAGGAGGGCGATGTCTCGGCCTATATCCCCACAAACGTGATCTCTATCACCGATGGCCAGATCTACCTGCAGTCGAACCTCTTCTTCCAAGGGCAGCGTCCTGCCGTTGACGTTGGCATCTCGGTGTCACGTGTCGGTGGTGCCGCGCAGCTCGATTCGATGAAGCAGGTGGCAGGCACGCTTCGCCTCGACCTTGCCTCCTACCGCGAGAAGCAGGCCTTTGCCCAGTTTGGCTCCGATCTCGACAGCACGACGCAGTACCAGCTCAATCACGGCGCACATATGATGGAGCTGCTCAAGCAGGGCCGCTATGCCGCCCTCGATGCGGCTGACCAGGTCATTGCCATCTTCGCCGCCAAGGAGGACTTCCTCGACGACATCGACCTCGATCACGTCACGCTCTTTCGCGACCAGCTTGCCAAGTTCATGGCCGAGAAGCACCCTCAGGTTCGCTCGGCGCTCAAGGCAGGCAAGATCACCGATGAGCTTGGCGAGAAGATCAAGTCCTACGTCGCGGCCTTCAAGACCGACTTCCTTGAGGAATATCCCAACCGTAAGAAGGCGGCGGACGTCGCCGAGATGGCCGAGGACATGACTGCGGGGGATTCCGGTACCACGGTAGGCCAGGAGTAG
- the atpE gene encoding ATP synthase F0 subunit C — MGVIGYGLGVIGAGLGIGLAAYGATTAMARQPEVQGRLFTTFILGSAFVEALALIGFVVTLMAK, encoded by the coding sequence GTGGGAGTCATCGGGTATGGTCTTGGCGTTATAGGTGCTGGTCTTGGCATCGGTCTTGCGGCCTATGGTGCGACAACGGCCATGGCGCGTCAACCGGAGGTTCAGGGTCGTCTGTTCACGACCTTCATCCTTGGCTCTGCGTTTGTCGAGGCCCTGGCACTCATCGGCTTCGTCGTCACGCTCATGGCCAAATAG
- a CDS encoding UTP--glucose-1-phosphate uridylyltransferase, with amino-acid sequence MKAVIPAAGLGTRFLPATKGTPKELLPVLNKPVIQYVVEEALEPEGVDGVIIVNSHEKPQIESYFKVDGGFEDILRRRGKLREADSVHEAASLPVSFVYQDEPRGLGHAVLCAAAATGDEPFFVLLGDYFVPDHQMCVNMKRVSDERGGAPVIAVAPVPPDQVNRYGIIAGECVGSLAGGELVDSEAQGAVWKISGLVEKPAPADAPSHLFIVGRYLLTPRVMELLEDQGVGAGGEIQLTDAMQRLLAEQDMYALVVEREEGCDTGTPAAWAATNAKLALLDESTRLAFTEALGTKASALLG; translated from the coding sequence ATGAAGGCAGTCATTCCCGCCGCAGGTCTTGGTACTCGCTTCCTACCGGCCACCAAGGGCACACCCAAGGAACTCCTTCCCGTGCTCAACAAGCCGGTCATCCAGTATGTCGTGGAGGAGGCCCTCGAGCCCGAGGGAGTCGATGGCGTCATCATCGTGAACTCACACGAGAAGCCGCAAATCGAATCGTATTTCAAGGTTGATGGCGGTTTCGAGGACATCCTGCGCAGGCGTGGCAAGCTGAGGGAGGCTGACTCCGTTCATGAGGCGGCCTCCCTCCCTGTGAGCTTCGTCTACCAAGACGAGCCTCGCGGCCTTGGCCATGCGGTCCTATGTGCGGCTGCGGCCACGGGTGACGAGCCATTCTTTGTGCTGCTTGGTGACTACTTCGTGCCCGACCACCAGATGTGCGTCAATATGAAGCGGGTTTCGGACGAGCGTGGGGGTGCCCCTGTGATCGCGGTTGCGCCTGTGCCGCCAGACCAGGTGAACCGCTATGGCATCATCGCGGGCGAGTGCGTTGGTAGCCTTGCGGGTGGCGAGTTGGTAGACAGCGAGGCACAAGGAGCGGTGTGGAAGATCTCTGGCCTCGTAGAGAAGCCCGCCCCGGCAGATGCCCCGAGCCACCTCTTTATCGTGGGGCGCTACCTGCTTACCCCACGAGTTATGGAACTCCTCGAGGACCAGGGTGTTGGGGCGGGCGGAGAGATCCAGCTCACCGACGCGATGCAGCGCCTGCTTGCCGAGCAGGACATGTATGCCCTGGTCGTCGAGAGGGAGGAAGGCTGCGATACGGGCACTCCAGCGGCGTGGGCGGCCACGAATGCCAAGCTCGCCCTGCTCGATGAGTCGACCAGGCTCGCCTTCACAGAGGCCCTCGGCACAAAGGCCTCAGCGCTTCTTGGCTAG
- the atpC gene encoding ATP synthase F1 subunit epsilon: protein MAELSCQFVRPDRLLYEGPVASLILVTESGELGVWPGHAAEICALGDGVVRLHLRETDGGGTVKVIISGGYVEIDGKDVIILADHARRTDDIDPDQVRDTREAAFDTRDALPEGDHRRAYWDNKIKWCNLLLKHAERSGNEVA, encoded by the coding sequence ATGGCAGAGCTTAGCTGTCAGTTCGTGCGTCCCGACAGGCTCCTGTATGAGGGGCCTGTCGCAAGCCTCATCCTAGTGACGGAGTCGGGTGAGCTGGGGGTGTGGCCTGGCCATGCCGCCGAGATCTGCGCGCTTGGTGATGGTGTCGTCCGCCTGCATCTGCGCGAGACGGACGGCGGTGGTACCGTGAAGGTCATCATTTCGGGTGGCTATGTCGAGATAGATGGCAAGGATGTCATCATTCTGGCCGACCATGCTCGACGTACCGACGACATTGACCCTGACCAGGTGCGCGACACGAGAGAGGCCGCGTTTGATACGCGCGATGCCCTTCCTGAGGGGGATCATCGTCGTGCGTACTGGGACAATAAGATAAAATGGTGCAACCTGCTGCTCAAGCACGCTGAGCGCTCTGGCAACGAGGTCGCGTAG
- a CDS encoding F0F1 ATP synthase subunit delta has translation MLTNHIENERVEAYARALIEAGRGEGRANANLVQWQHARKFSPEVLETLAAMRADGDDNLIAEVSKRYKEILDSEDTTVSVTVTTCIPMDDELREKVRERTSARLKAPVFLQERIDPSILGGIVIEARGKRYDASVRAQLANIRKTLASTFVGSDEQ, from the coding sequence ATGCTGACTAACCATATCGAAAACGAGAGGGTGGAGGCGTACGCCCGCGCACTCATCGAGGCAGGACGAGGTGAGGGTCGTGCGAACGCTAACCTCGTGCAGTGGCAGCACGCGCGCAAGTTCTCGCCCGAGGTCCTCGAGACCTTGGCTGCCATGCGTGCCGACGGTGATGATAATCTCATCGCTGAGGTTTCCAAGCGGTATAAGGAAATTCTCGACAGTGAGGATACGACCGTCTCGGTCACGGTCACGACCTGCATACCCATGGACGACGAACTGCGTGAGAAGGTGCGCGAGAGGACGAGCGCGAGGCTCAAGGCTCCTGTCTTTCTCCAGGAGCGCATTGACCCCTCCATTTTGGGCGGCATCGTCATCGAAGCGCGGGGCAAGCGCTATGATGCCTCTGTGCGTGCCCAGCTCGCTAACATTCGTAAGACGCTCGCCTCTACCTTTGTCGGAAGTGATGAGCAATGA
- the murA gene encoding UDP-N-acetylglucosamine 1-carboxyvinyltransferase, translating into MEVIRVKGGRSIEGEVTVEGAKNSALKLMAATLMAPGVNTLTNVPNIADVHVMGKVLKYLGARIEVLGEHELKIDTSSVDRWETPYHLVAQMRASTAVLGPLLSRFGKAIVAMPGGCNIGARKIDMHILGLESLGVNFDVDHGDIHASIPHGLKGTQVMLDFASVGATENLMMASVHVTGTTVIENAAREPEIVDLANLLNEMGAKVSGAGSSRIEIEGVEELHPVEHRVVGDRIEAGTFIAMAGICGGPVTVKGFDPAHLGLVLKKYELMGLDVERGRHECTVSRQAPIRSIDIQTLPFPGFPTDLQAQTMCLLAQGSDSCIVTENVFENRFMFASELQRMGADITIEGHHAIVRGVERFSGAEVKSPDLRGGAALVMAGLVADGYTTVSDVHHIDRGYECFVEKLQALGAEVRRMEVPDLEDGGEVG; encoded by the coding sequence TTGGAAGTCATCAGGGTCAAGGGTGGACGTTCCATAGAGGGTGAGGTTACAGTCGAGGGTGCCAAGAACTCGGCGCTCAAGCTCATGGCGGCAACGCTCATGGCGCCCGGCGTGAATACGCTTACAAATGTTCCCAACATTGCAGATGTGCATGTTATGGGCAAGGTGCTCAAGTACCTGGGTGCGAGGATAGAGGTCCTCGGTGAGCATGAGCTTAAGATCGACACGTCTTCGGTCGATAGGTGGGAGACGCCCTACCACCTCGTCGCCCAGATGCGGGCATCGACGGCCGTGCTCGGTCCGCTGCTGTCGCGCTTTGGCAAGGCCATCGTCGCGATGCCGGGCGGCTGTAACATCGGGGCGCGCAAGATAGACATGCATATCTTGGGCCTGGAGTCTCTTGGCGTCAACTTTGACGTCGATCATGGAGACATCCACGCCAGCATACCCCATGGCCTTAAGGGTACCCAGGTCATGCTTGACTTCGCAAGTGTCGGTGCCACCGAGAATCTCATGATGGCCTCCGTTCATGTGACGGGCACGACCGTGATAGAGAACGCGGCTCGTGAGCCAGAGATCGTCGATCTCGCAAACCTTCTTAACGAGATGGGGGCAAAGGTCAGTGGCGCAGGATCCTCTCGTATAGAGATCGAGGGCGTGGAGGAGCTGCACCCTGTCGAACACAGGGTTGTGGGTGATCGCATCGAGGCGGGCACCTTCATCGCCATGGCGGGCATTTGTGGAGGGCCCGTCACCGTCAAGGGCTTCGATCCGGCTCACCTCGGGCTTGTGCTCAAGAAGTACGAACTCATGGGTCTGGACGTTGAGCGCGGAAGACATGAGTGCACCGTGAGCCGCCAGGCACCCATACGCTCGATAGATATCCAGACCCTACCCTTTCCTGGCTTTCCCACCGACCTGCAGGCCCAGACCATGTGTCTCCTCGCACAGGGATCCGATTCCTGCATCGTTACCGAGAACGTCTTTGAGAATCGCTTCATGTTTGCAAGCGAACTGCAGCGTATGGGTGCCGACATCACCATAGAGGGCCATCATGCCATTGTGCGTGGCGTCGAGAGGTTTTCGGGTGCTGAGGTCAAGTCGCCCGATCTGCGCGGTGGTGCGGCGCTCGTGATGGCGGGGCTTGTCGCAGATGGGTATACGACCGTCTCTGATGTTCACCATATCGATCGCGGATACGAGTGCTTTGTCGAAAAGCTTCAGGCCCTTGGCGCCGAGGTGCGTCGCATGGAGGTCCCAGACCTCGAGGATGGGGGAGAGGTTGGTTAG
- the atpF gene encoding F0F1 ATP synthase subunit B: protein MYRNTKGHTWLARVAAVTPILLTPGVALADTPSGTDLLLPKPAEFIPALLAFLVIWAVLAKFAWPSILGMMEKRQQKIQDDLDAAQQAKVKATEEEKAYEAKIADAQRQAEEIISKAKKEAEEERSQVLAKAQREAVGIIAKAHGAVGSERKKAMIELSGQVVDLSVEIAGKIIGNDLSEVDQRRLAEKYLAEVGTPDAD, encoded by the coding sequence ATGTACAGGAATACGAAGGGGCATACATGGCTGGCTCGCGTCGCTGCTGTGACGCCGATTCTGCTAACGCCCGGTGTGGCGCTGGCGGACACGCCAAGTGGCACCGATCTGCTGCTTCCCAAGCCCGCCGAGTTCATCCCTGCGCTCTTGGCTTTCCTGGTCATCTGGGCAGTCCTCGCTAAATTCGCATGGCCCTCTATCCTCGGTATGATGGAGAAGCGTCAGCAGAAGATCCAGGACGATCTTGACGCGGCGCAGCAGGCCAAGGTGAAGGCCACCGAGGAAGAGAAGGCATACGAGGCAAAGATTGCCGATGCCCAGAGGCAGGCAGAGGAGATCATATCCAAGGCGAAGAAGGAGGCCGAAGAAGAGCGTTCGCAGGTCTTGGCTAAGGCCCAGCGGGAGGCTGTGGGGATCATCGCTAAGGCTCACGGTGCCGTCGGCTCCGAGCGCAAGAAGGCCATGATCGAGCTTTCGGGACAGGTTGTCGACCTCTCGGTCGAGATCGCCGGCAAGATCATAGGCAACGATCTTAGCGAGGTGGATCAGCGCAGGTTGGCCGAGAAGTACCTTGCGGAAGTGGGCACCCCCGATGCTGACTAA
- the atpD gene encoding F0F1 ATP synthase subunit beta yields MYQSVGTGKIIRIVGPVVDVKFDGKVPAIYTALVVDGDTPVGKVHTVLEVESQLADGVVRSVAMSSTDGLQRGLMVHDTGRPMMMPVGPFTLGRVWNVMGQPVDGKGIPEDVLYYPIHHPAPPFEDLTTTTEVFETGIKAIDLLEPYVRGGKTGLFGGAGVGKTVLIQELINNLAQEHGGTSVFTGVGERTREGTDLYLEMTESGVINKTCLVYGQMNEPPGARLRVGLAGLTTAEYFRDQGQDVLLFIDNIFRFSQAGSEVSALLGRMPSAVGYQPTLATEMGDLQERITSTKEGSITSVQAVYVPADDLTDPAPATTFTHLDATTVLSRAITELGIYPAVDPLASSSSALDPSVVGDEHYRVAMAVQETLQEYSDLQDIIAILGMDELSEEQQLVVSRARKIQQFLSQSFHVAEKFTGNPGVYCSVEDTVRSFAAIIDGQCDDIPEQAFRFAGSIDDVRRRASTMSAGKQG; encoded by the coding sequence ATGTACCAGAGTGTGGGCACGGGCAAGATCATCCGCATCGTCGGGCCGGTCGTGGACGTCAAGTTTGATGGAAAGGTTCCCGCCATCTACACGGCACTCGTCGTCGATGGCGATACGCCAGTGGGCAAGGTGCACACCGTGCTCGAGGTCGAGTCCCAGCTCGCCGATGGTGTGGTGCGCTCCGTTGCCATGTCATCCACCGATGGCCTGCAGCGCGGTCTTATGGTACATGATACGGGGCGACCCATGATGATGCCCGTAGGTCCCTTTACCTTGGGGCGTGTCTGGAACGTCATGGGACAGCCTGTCGACGGGAAGGGGATTCCCGAAGACGTGCTCTACTACCCCATACATCATCCGGCGCCTCCCTTTGAGGATCTCACCACTACGACCGAGGTCTTCGAGACCGGCATCAAGGCCATCGACCTCTTGGAACCCTATGTGCGCGGCGGTAAGACAGGCCTCTTTGGTGGGGCTGGTGTCGGCAAGACGGTTCTTATACAGGAGCTTATCAACAATCTTGCGCAAGAGCACGGTGGCACCTCGGTCTTTACTGGCGTGGGCGAGCGTACGCGCGAGGGTACCGACCTTTACCTCGAGATGACGGAATCCGGCGTCATCAACAAGACCTGCCTGGTCTATGGTCAGATGAACGAGCCGCCTGGAGCGCGCCTGCGCGTGGGTCTCGCAGGCCTCACGACGGCCGAGTACTTCCGTGATCAAGGCCAGGACGTGCTGCTCTTCATAGACAACATCTTCCGTTTCTCTCAGGCGGGCTCTGAGGTCTCGGCACTCCTTGGCCGTATGCCGTCAGCTGTCGGCTACCAGCCCACGCTGGCCACCGAGATGGGCGACCTCCAGGAGCGCATCACCTCCACCAAGGAGGGTTCGATCACCTCCGTCCAGGCTGTCTACGTTCCCGCAGACGACCTCACGGACCCGGCTCCTGCCACGACGTTCACGCACCTCGATGCCACGACGGTCCTCTCTCGCGCCATCACCGAGCTGGGTATCTACCCGGCTGTCGACCCTCTGGCAAGCTCCAGCTCCGCCCTTGATCCTTCCGTTGTGGGTGACGAGCACTATCGGGTCGCCATGGCCGTCCAGGAGACCCTACAGGAGTACTCCGACCTCCAGGACATCATCGCCATCTTGGGCATGGATGAGCTATCCGAAGAACAGCAGCTCGTGGTTTCCCGTGCGCGCAAGATCCAACAGTTCCTCTCGCAATCGTTCCATGTCGCCGAGAAGTTCACAGGTAACCCCGGCGTGTACTGTTCGGTCGAAGATACCGTCCGCTCCTTCGCCGCTATCATAGATGGCCAGTGCGACGATATTCCTGAGCAGGCGTTCCGCTTTGCGGGCAGCATTGATGACGTTCGACGTCGTGCCAGTACGATGTCTGCGGGCAAACAGGGGTAG
- a CDS encoding metal-dependent transcriptional regulator yields MANEDYLEAIYRVMEEAGDFSGARSVDVADRLGVSKASVNKAVSTLKDAGYVAQNHYGRVRLTDAGRVYASHVWRCHRMLRSFLERDLGVDHETADAEACLMEHALSRDTQLKWLGYLEKQGIAIED; encoded by the coding sequence ATGGCCAACGAGGACTACCTCGAAGCCATCTACCGCGTCATGGAGGAGGCCGGCGACTTCAGCGGCGCTCGCTCCGTTGACGTGGCAGACCGGCTCGGTGTCTCTAAGGCGAGCGTCAACAAGGCGGTGAGCACTCTCAAGGACGCCGGGTATGTCGCGCAGAACCACTACGGACGCGTGAGGCTGACCGACGCGGGTCGGGTCTATGCGTCTCACGTCTGGCGCTGTCACAGGATGCTTCGCTCCTTCCTCGAGAGGGACCTCGGTGTAGATCACGAGACGGCGGATGCCGAAGCCTGCCTGATGGAACATGCCCTCTCGCGTGACACACAGCTCAAATGGCTCGGCTATCTCGAGAAGCAGGGGATAGCGATCGAGGACTAG
- the atpG gene encoding ATP synthase F1 subunit gamma, translating to MANLREIQRRMSSIKSTMQITRTMEMISTARIQKALLRAEDASPYKDAITHMLAHVASAGFDDSQPLLQRHREERSVLFVLIASDRGLAGGFNILQQRLVEQQMRDLAARNVKSSVITCGRKPTEYFTYRKIPPVLSFVGTSSEPTHDEADRIASYVMDGYASGKLDRVMIMYWHAKNRVDQVQVSEQILPVSRERLMMPNRPRTPEALSQVEHEAYTDYAFEPSAHEVMDYLMPAYIRTVIFHALLDSAAAEHGARRRAMQSATDNAKEVLGSLGRSYNRERQGAITTELNEIIGGASALEDM from the coding sequence ATGGCGAACCTTCGCGAAATACAGAGGCGCATGAGCTCCATCAAGAGTACGATGCAGATCACGCGCACGATGGAGATGATCTCTACCGCCAGGATCCAGAAGGCGCTCTTGCGGGCCGAGGATGCCTCGCCCTATAAGGACGCCATCACCCACATGCTCGCTCACGTCGCGTCTGCTGGCTTTGATGACTCGCAGCCGTTGCTGCAAAGGCATCGTGAGGAGAGAAGCGTTCTCTTTGTCCTGATTGCCTCTGACCGCGGTCTTGCTGGTGGTTTCAATATCCTGCAACAACGCCTGGTCGAGCAGCAGATGAGGGACCTTGCGGCTCGAAACGTCAAATCATCGGTCATCACCTGTGGTCGTAAGCCCACCGAGTACTTCACTTACCGCAAGATCCCACCAGTCCTCTCCTTCGTCGGCACCTCTTCCGAGCCGACGCATGATGAGGCTGACCGCATTGCGTCCTATGTTATGGACGGCTATGCGTCAGGTAAACTTGATCGCGTCATGATCATGTACTGGCACGCCAAGAACCGCGTAGATCAGGTGCAGGTCAGCGAACAGATTCTTCCCGTCTCGCGGGAGAGGCTCATGATGCCTAACCGTCCGCGCACTCCTGAGGCCCTCTCGCAGGTTGAGCACGAGGCCTATACCGACTACGCCTTCGAGCCATCGGCTCATGAGGTTATGGATTACTTGATGCCCGCCTATATCAGGACGGTCATCTTCCACGCTCTGCTCGATTCGGCGGCCGCCGAGCATGGGGCGCGTCGCCGTGCCATGCAGTCGGCCACCGATAACGCCAAGGAGGTGCTTGGCAGTCTCGGCCGTAGCTACAACCGCGAGCGCCAGGGCGCCATCACCACAGAGCTCAATGAGATCATTGGCGGTGCTTCCGCATTGGAGGACATGTAA
- a CDS encoding ABC transporter ATP-binding protein: MASELEQGQKADALDEERPAHALNTARRLWEVAAGQRWRLVVSAISTVLYVVGTLAAVSYSALLVDRLWESIQATFAAGKTYTLTLDNGGREVLCYLGIWSLAWVFYATQTLVMASFAERLNLQLRERIADKLALLPLSYFDAHKPGDTISHATNDLDKISEVMQRGLLQLIIASCTLIGSVIMMGLHNLMLTGIFLAFSLAAFVATKVVSAKTLAIAARRQAVLGELTGGIEEAYSGRLVIKAFGRESASLASVSAKSDELAHVSSWADFITNAVSPAIRLLGKLSQVVIGILAGNLLLAGQMTVGVFQAFFQYMTEASEPLTELSFSINSLQGALAAAERVFKLLDEAEVTPDPVEPTRLNKPVLGRVAFEHVRFDYSPDKPLMSDISLAAEPGQKVAIVGATGAGKTTLINLLMRFYEVDDGRITLDGVDTRQLTRKDLRRQFGMVLQDAWLFEGSIATNIAYGKPDATREEVEAAARAARVDFFVRTLPKGYDTWLDNDAENVSQGQRQLLTIARAMLCDPAILILDEATSSVDTRTEQAITRAMEAIIEGRTSFVIAHRLSTIVDADLILVMEQGTIVEQGTHEELLAAGGSYAELYRSQFA; this comes from the coding sequence ATGGCTAGCGAGCTGGAACAGGGGCAAAAGGCGGATGCCCTAGACGAGGAGCGCCCCGCGCACGCGCTCAACACGGCCCGTCGCCTCTGGGAGGTCGCTGCGGGACAGCGCTGGAGACTCGTCGTATCCGCGATATCGACCGTGCTCTACGTCGTGGGCACGCTTGCCGCAGTCAGCTACAGCGCCTTGCTCGTCGACCGGCTGTGGGAGAGCATTCAGGCAACGTTCGCAGCCGGGAAGACCTACACGCTCACGCTTGACAACGGAGGTCGCGAGGTCCTCTGCTACCTGGGTATCTGGAGCCTTGCCTGGGTATTCTACGCAACGCAGACGCTTGTCATGGCAAGCTTCGCCGAGAGACTCAACCTCCAGCTGCGCGAGCGCATCGCGGACAAGCTGGCGCTGTTGCCACTCTCGTACTTTGACGCGCATAAGCCCGGAGACACTATCAGCCACGCCACGAATGACCTCGACAAGATCTCTGAGGTAATGCAACGCGGGCTCCTGCAGCTGATCATCGCCAGCTGCACCCTCATAGGATCCGTAATCATGATGGGACTGCACAACCTCATGCTTACGGGCATATTCCTTGCGTTTTCGCTTGCGGCCTTCGTGGCGACGAAGGTCGTGTCCGCAAAGACGCTCGCCATCGCGGCACGGCGCCAGGCCGTCTTGGGAGAACTCACGGGAGGAATTGAGGAGGCGTACTCGGGACGCCTGGTCATCAAGGCCTTCGGGCGCGAGAGCGCGAGCCTGGCGAGCGTGAGCGCGAAGTCAGACGAACTCGCCCACGTGAGCTCGTGGGCAGACTTCATCACGAACGCAGTCTCGCCTGCCATCCGCCTTTTGGGGAAGTTGTCGCAGGTCGTGATCGGCATTCTCGCCGGCAACCTGCTTCTTGCAGGTCAAATGACGGTCGGCGTGTTTCAGGCGTTTTTTCAGTACATGACTGAAGCATCAGAGCCACTCACAGAGCTCTCGTTCTCGATAAACTCGCTGCAAGGGGCGCTCGCGGCAGCAGAGCGGGTGTTCAAGCTGCTCGACGAGGCAGAGGTCACACCCGATCCCGTCGAGCCGACACGCCTCAACAAGCCCGTGTTAGGCCGCGTTGCCTTCGAGCACGTGCGCTTTGATTACTCGCCAGACAAACCCCTCATGAGCGACATCTCCCTTGCGGCCGAGCCAGGGCAGAAGGTGGCCATAGTCGGCGCGACGGGTGCGGGCAAGACGACCCTCATCAATTTGTTGATGCGCTTCTACGAGGTCGACGATGGCCGCATCACGCTCGATGGGGTGGACACGCGTCAGCTTACCCGTAAGGACCTGCGGCGTCAGTTTGGCATGGTGCTCCAAGATGCCTGGCTCTTCGAAGGTAGCATAGCCACAAACATTGCCTACGGCAAGCCCGACGCCACGCGCGAGGAGGTTGAGGCTGCCGCTCGTGCCGCCCGTGTTGACTTCTTCGTGAGGACGCTGCCGAAAGGCTACGACACCTGGCTCGACAACGATGCAGAGAACGTGAGCCAAGGTCAGCGCCAGCTACTCACCATCGCCCGTGCCATGCTGTGTGACCCGGCCATCCTCATCCTGGACGAGGCAACCTCAAGTGTAGACACCCGAACGGAGCAGGCCATCACCCGCGCAATGGAAGCCATCATAGAGGGACGCACGAGCTTCGTGATCGCGCACCGCCTCTCCACGATCGTGGATGCGGACCTCATCCTCGTGATGGAGCAAGGAACCATCGTCGAGCAAGGCACGCACGAGGAACTGCTCGCCGCAGGCGGCAGCTACGCCGAGCTCTATCGCAGCCAGTTTGCCTAA